GTAACCGGGTTGACCTTGTATTCGCAGCGCAGGTAGATCGGGTCGATACCGCTTGCATTTACAACAGTAGTCAGTAATGCCGGTAAAAGCAGGTATAAAAAGATTTTCATGAAGTTAGTCTGGCTAGCGTAAAACTTTTACGCCTTTGGGCGCGTCTATGTTGGATTTAATACTGCCGTCGGCCTGCTTTTCATGGCGCACTTTGACTACTCCAAGCGGCGTAGGATAAGTACCTTCCGCCCAGGTCAGATCACCCAGATTGGGCTGCACGCGGATCGTCTTTCCTCCTGCTTCTACGATACTGATGCCCAATACGTGTTCCGAAAGCCAGGCAGTCGGGCCCGAGGCCCAGCCGTGGCAGAGGCTGTGACGCAGGTTTTTGTAACAATAAGCACCGAAATCGCCATGAATATCATCCTTACCCTCCGGCACGAGTTCATCGATCGGCGCCGCATTTTTGGTCCAGGCCAGATCAAAATCCTCCCAGAAAGTCGTTGCTCCCATATCGAGCATTCCGCCCCAATAGTTGCGGATGCAGTTCAAAGCGCCGTTGTAGTCTTTGGCCTTTGCTTTGGCCTGCAGCATATAATAGCCGTAAAACGTAGAAAAGCGCTCACATTCACCCTGCGAGATCACATCCGCATTCGCCTTTTCGGACGGAACCAGCCCAGCCAGCGCCAAAAGTGAAGCTGCCTGCTTGGATCCATTCATTTTGGGCACATACAGTTTGAGCTGATCAGCTGTTTTCTTGCACTTGGCCGCTTGTCCTGGTTCGTCCAGAATAGTGCACAATTCCGCTCCCGCTTCCAGGCTCATCACCATCATCGCGTGCAAACCGGCATGTATTCCCTGCGGGTTTTCGCTTGACGGCCAGTCCAGAAAACGTGTGCCGTCCAGGTTTTCTTTATTGTCTTTTGTTTTCTGGATCAATAAATCCAGCAGACCCACCAGGTACTTTTGCTGCTTGCGCAGGTATGCCAAATCACCCTGATTTTTATATAAATCTCTATGTATCAAGACCCACCACATTGAATAGGCACTGATCCCATTCATCCAGCCCGGTAGCGGGGTAATATCGCGCGCCTGGTCCAGACTTTTGGCAACTACTTCATTTTTCCCAAAAACAGTATTGATCGTCATCACTTCCGGGTGCATATCCCCAACCCACACCAGCCGGTCGCGCTTGATCCCGTCCCACAAATATTCCTGCATATTTAAATGGACTGTGTACGCGCCCACATCCCATATCTGGTTGAGCCGCTCATCATTGCTTTTGAATGAGCCCAGATAGGGAATATCCCGGAACTCGAATACGGCCCTGACTTCTTTCAGCTGTAACTCACGATCCGGGTCAACCAGATCGATCCTGGCGAAACGAAAACCTGAATTTCCAACCTGCATACTACCCAGCCAGGGTACCTGCACGACAAAATCACGCATAGCATGGTCATTGGTTGCGCCCTGGATCGTGTCAATATCGGACATGGCTTCACTAACCGATTCGCCGAAGCGGATCCTGACCCGCATGGGTTTCTGGTTCGCAGGCTGGTCGGTGATCAGCTGAATTCCACCCTGTATCTCTTTTCCAAAATCGAAGAGTATCCCCGGCGTTTGATCTCCGGTACTGATCATTTTACAGAAATTCTGATGCACCAGATCAGCCTGCCCGCTGCCTTTGACAAGTAATTTCTGGGCGTCTATCACACTTGTAGACGTCTTATCGGAGGTCCAGACGATCCGCTTAGGCGTAAGATAATGGCGGATTCGGGAGTCTTTCTGGCTTTCGTAAGTTTTATCGAAAATAGGCGGAAGCCCCTGAGAGCGGGCGTCGTAGCTGGTCAGCAGCAGCGTATAGCAAAGAATCGTCAGGTAATTTTTATACATAAGGATTTAGGATTCATTGTAATATTGCAGGAAAATAAATGATTATAGTTTTACCAACTAACCTGTTGTGTCCTGCTGGGGGATTAAGGTGGGCTTATTAGATCAGTGGTTTCGTTAATGTCATTTGTTGTCATTTGTCATCAAGGTCATTTATAGTCACTAATTGTCATTTATAGTCAGATCGAGTACGATTGTAGAT
This Dyadobacter sp. UC 10 DNA region includes the following protein-coding sequences:
- a CDS encoding alpha-L-rhamnosidase-related protein, with protein sequence MYKNYLTILCYTLLLTSYDARSQGLPPIFDKTYESQKDSRIRHYLTPKRIVWTSDKTSTSVIDAQKLLVKGSGQADLVHQNFCKMISTGDQTPGILFDFGKEIQGGIQLITDQPANQKPMRVRIRFGESVSEAMSDIDTIQGATNDHAMRDFVVQVPWLGSMQVGNSGFRFARIDLVDPDRELQLKEVRAVFEFRDIPYLGSFKSNDERLNQIWDVGAYTVHLNMQEYLWDGIKRDRLVWVGDMHPEVMTINTVFGKNEVVAKSLDQARDITPLPGWMNGISAYSMWWVLIHRDLYKNQGDLAYLRKQQKYLVGLLDLLIQKTKDNKENLDGTRFLDWPSSENPQGIHAGLHAMMVMSLEAGAELCTILDEPGQAAKCKKTADQLKLYVPKMNGSKQAASLLALAGLVPSEKANADVISQGECERFSTFYGYYMLQAKAKAKDYNGALNCIRNYWGGMLDMGATTFWEDFDLAWTKNAAPIDELVPEGKDDIHGDFGAYCYKNLRHSLCHGWASGPTAWLSEHVLGISIVEAGGKTIRVQPNLGDLTWAEGTYPTPLGVVKVRHEKQADGSIKSNIDAPKGVKVLR